One Dreissena polymorpha isolate Duluth1 chromosome 9, UMN_Dpol_1.0, whole genome shotgun sequence genomic window carries:
- the LOC127843869 gene encoding uncharacterized protein LOC127843869: MADSGLNVEKRRKNKNWTVEQTTVLVERCVDGYNLLTGAHKLGLSESDKDSYWAETIEMINAVGPERSLVEAKRKWIEVKILTKKKTQDMAKERRATGGGPAPGKLNAWEEKTLTVIPSCSMSGVNEHGDVFLMNSIALQFEDDAPEDAEQCIKEKNEVEEVSTGHTGEQEHKPITCKQGQKPISGEQGPKPITGEHGKKPILGEQGQKRKYESSDESYRIELISIERERLEVEKARNTILLDISNKLESLITLKKIKMLSENQLLPEH, translated from the exons ATGGCGGATAGTGGGCTTAACGTCGAAAAAAGACGAAAGAACAAAAACTGGACAGTTGAGCAAACGACTGTCCTTGTTGAACGATGTGTCGACGGATATAATCTACTCACCGGCGCCCATAAGTTAGGGCTGTCAGAATCCGACAAGGATTCGTACTGGGCCGAAACTATTGAAAT GATTAATGCTGTAGGTCCGGAGCGAAGTCTCGTCGAGGCAAAAAGGAAGTGGATCGAAGTTAAG ATTTTgacaaagaaaaaaacacaagatATGGCAAAGGAAAGACGTGCCACTGGTGGTGGACCAGCACCAGGCAAACTAAATGCTTGGGAAgaaaag ACACTGACAGTTATCCCAAGCTGTTCTATGTCTGGAGTGAATGAGCACGGAGATGTATTTCTCATGAACTCAATTG CTTTGCAATTTGAAGACGATGCACCAGAGGATGCTGAACAAT gcATCAAAGAGAAAAATGAAGTAGAAGAAGTGTCGACTGGACATACCGGTGAACAGGAACATAAGCCCATAACCTGTAAACAGGGACAGAAGCCCATTAGTGGTGAACAGGGACCGAAGCCCATTACTGGTGAACATGGAAAGAAGCCCATTTTGGGTGAACAGGGGCAGAAAAGGAAATATGAAA GTTCTGATGAATCATACAGGATTGAACTCATAAGTATTGAGCGAGAAAGGCTAGAGGTTGAAAAGGCGAGGAATACAATTCTATTGGACATAAGCAATAAATTGGAATCATTAATtacactaaaaaaaataaaaatgttgagtGAAAACCAACTTTTACCAGAGCATTGA
- the LOC127843870 gene encoding putative nuclease HARBI1 → MTNSVARWPGSTHDASVFDNCGLKDYLAANDIGHLLGDSGYPLRSYLVTPLSNPSTPAEERFNAALVSGHMVVERTFGVLKSRFRCLHKSAGCLPFTPEKSAEVVMACMRLHNLCVSRNVPLLEAIEVEAGDHDLPVPIAENRDGQNRRRDLIRLFE, encoded by the exons ATGACAAACTCag TGGCACGATGGCCCGGGTCCACACATGATGCATCAGTTTTTGACAACTGTGGATTAAAG GACTATTTGGCTGCGAATGACATTGGACATCTTCTGGGTGACAGCGGTTACCCACTGAGATCATACTTGGTGACTCCGCTGTCCAATCCATCAACACCTGCAGAGGAACGCTTCAATGCTGCATTAGTATCAGGCCATATGGTGGTAGAGAGAACATTTGGTGTTCTCAAGTCTCGATTTAG ATGCCTCCATAAATCAGCTGGTTGTCTACCATTCACCCCAGAAAAGTCTGCTGAAGTGGTCATGGCGTGCATGCGGCTGCACAATTTGTGTGTCTCACGAAATGTGCCACTGCTAGAGGCCATAGAAGTTGAGGCGGGTGATCATGACTTGCCAGTACCAATAGCCGAAAATAGAGATGGTCAAAACAGAAGGAGAGATTTAATAAGACTGTTTGAATAA